The Paenibacillus macerans genome includes a window with the following:
- a CDS encoding DUF4179 domain-containing protein has translation MGRLPDRTESAEMEAIERMIRHSAMPKTSMSGEIIDKIGEMNMSRTRKHAANNRKVWKRTVVAASAAAILGGGIIGSGFVSPAMAEALKQVPVFSTLFKGTTEESVKTAMDQGIVKAPNLSVTHDGVTLKLSDLLYDGTRLSFMLDREGVDLEGTASPYPRTEGVIVYGDAPKVVPEEEQEKGYVSNVDVLINGEPARFGGFGDTGKRENAYEVEMSVGENPEVNWGDEFELTIRAEVTRIDEPFEFKVPVKITDNAILLQPNATKTYEDFSYTVKQLKLTPVTTRLVIDSTGKVPRSAEQTGDYIASMMYYDIVDDQGNLLDQNKFGYFHSEPETEYHVDELYSPFNGTPKSITIKPFTLTVNKNDWSVVGQGKDSNGTYSRGDKTYIKELEVTIPVEK, from the coding sequence ATGGGACGTTTGCCGGATCGAACGGAGTCCGCTGAAATGGAGGCGATCGAACGAATGATTCGTCATTCGGCGATGCCGAAAACAAGCATGAGCGGTGAAATTATCGACAAAATTGGAGAGATGAATATGAGCAGAACGAGAAAACACGCTGCAAACAATAGGAAAGTATGGAAACGGACCGTAGTTGCCGCTTCGGCCGCCGCTATTCTCGGGGGAGGGATCATCGGCTCGGGATTCGTGTCCCCGGCGATGGCCGAGGCTTTAAAGCAAGTTCCGGTGTTCAGTACGCTTTTTAAGGGGACTACTGAAGAGTCCGTGAAGACTGCAATGGATCAGGGAATCGTCAAAGCCCCGAACCTGAGCGTAACGCATGACGGGGTGACGCTGAAACTGAGCGATCTATTGTATGACGGGACAAGACTGTCCTTTATGCTGGACCGGGAAGGCGTGGATCTTGAGGGGACAGCTTCCCCATACCCTAGAACAGAGGGAGTTATTGTGTATGGTGATGCGCCTAAGGTTGTTCCTGAGGAAGAGCAGGAGAAGGGCTACGTAAGTAATGTAGATGTTCTTATTAATGGTGAACCGGCACGATTTGGCGGGTTTGGGGATACTGGGAAACGTGAAAATGCGTACGAAGTCGAGATGTCGGTGGGCGAGAACCCGGAAGTGAACTGGGGCGACGAATTTGAATTGACGATTCGAGCCGAAGTAACGCGGATCGACGAGCCGTTTGAATTTAAAGTTCCGGTCAAAATCACGGACAATGCCATCTTACTGCAGCCAAATGCCACCAAAACCTACGAGGATTTCAGTTACACGGTAAAGCAGCTTAAGCTTACGCCTGTAACCACCCGACTGGTCATCGACAGCACCGGGAAGGTGCCGAGGTCCGCGGAGCAAACCGGCGATTATATCGCCAGCATGATGTATTACGATATTGTCGACGATCAGGGCAACCTGCTGGACCAGAATAAGTTCGGATATTTCCACAGCGAGCCCGAAACCGAATACCATGTTGACGAGCTGTACAGCCCGTTTAACGGGACGCCGAAGTCGATCACCATCAAACCGTTTACCCTCACGGTGAATAAAAACGACTGGAGCGTTGTCGGACAGGGCAAAGACAGCAACGGAACTTACAGCCGTGGCGACAAAACTTACATCAAAGAACTCGAAGTAACGATTCCGGTTGAGAAATAA
- a CDS encoding DUF92 domain-containing protein — protein MDWIVGALCALLVSGAAYLKRSLSLSGMVAAAVMGTVYYGAGSLFWFGLLLLFFISSSVLSHYRGDRKEELERSYAKSGRRDAGQVLANGGLGMLACLGNWIWPDPGWGWFFVGTMAAVTADTWATELGGLSRTAPRSIVTGRRIPPGTSGGVTLLGSAAALAGAVFIGGGAWLLLAWTGDAAGGEPAGTGTGTGTGAFGLVRWALIGGLSGLFGAFADSWLGATVQWMHRCSVCGKEVEVASHCGRETVPVRGFRWMNNDAVNLLSSLAAGGLALGIGMIL, from the coding sequence ATGGATTGGATCGTAGGGGCGCTATGCGCCCTGCTTGTGTCTGGGGCGGCTTACCTGAAACGTTCGTTGTCCCTGTCGGGGATGGTTGCGGCTGCGGTGATGGGGACGGTGTATTACGGCGCGGGCAGCCTGTTTTGGTTTGGCCTGCTGTTGCTGTTTTTCATCAGCTCGTCCGTGCTGTCTCATTATCGCGGCGACCGCAAGGAGGAATTGGAGCGCTCCTACGCCAAAAGCGGGCGCCGGGACGCCGGGCAGGTGCTGGCGAACGGCGGGCTCGGCATGCTGGCTTGCCTGGGCAACTGGATTTGGCCGGACCCGGGCTGGGGCTGGTTTTTTGTCGGCACGATGGCCGCGGTCACCGCGGACACCTGGGCGACCGAACTGGGCGGCCTTAGCCGTACGGCGCCGCGCTCCATTGTGACCGGACGGCGAATCCCTCCGGGAACGTCGGGCGGCGTGACCTTGCTCGGCAGCGCTGCGGCGCTGGCCGGGGCCGTCTTCATCGGCGGTGGGGCCTGGCTGCTGCTTGCCTGGACGGGGGATGCGGCGGGCGGCGAGCCCGCTGGCACTGGCACTGGCACTGGCACCGGCGCATTTGGGCTTGTGCGCTGGGCGCTGATCGGCGGCCTGTCCGGTTTGTTCGGCGCGTTTGCCGACTCCTGGCTTGGGGCGACGGTGCAGTGGATGCACCGCTGCAGCGTTTGCGGCAAAGAGGTTGAGGTCGCTTCCCATTGCGGCCGGGAGACCGTGCCGGTGCGCGGCTTCCGCTGGATGAACAACGATGCGGTGAATCTGCTCAGTTCCCTGGCCGCAGGCGGGCTGGCCCTAGGAATCGGTATGATACTATAA
- a CDS encoding MATE family efflux transporter produces the protein MDYRQIIALIIPILIDQAFIVGLNLVNTAMISSSGVAAVSAVNMVDSLNIFLINVFVGVATGGTVVVAQYKGNRNDQMVSKSAAGSVSSVFLLALAISLLIILLHNPTLNLLFGSAEADVFSNAKTYLIGSSVSFCGIAIVEAVCGVLRGIGRSRASLFLSLIMNLSYVLLNFVFINLADMGVFGMTIAVNVSRYLAAACAIYYLVRVDAALHIRIRDMLMANWGMLKKIMSIGLPFAAEQMFFNGGKILTQIFIVSLGTYAIAANAISSSLAGVVQIPANALSIAIVTVVGQCIGRGDVGDAKKLTRSFIWLSSATFIVMGLIILPLFHPLVSLFHPPAEIVGEIFAIILINTIMQIPLWSISFITPSALRAAGDAKYTSVVSMLSMWLFRVVLGYILGVVLPFGVIGVWLAMNIEWGIRGAIFLRRFYGTKWYRHRLVEAEPAKI, from the coding sequence ATGGATTACCGGCAGATTATCGCCTTGATCATTCCGATCCTGATCGACCAGGCGTTTATCGTCGGACTCAATCTGGTCAACACGGCGATGATCAGTTCCTCCGGCGTCGCCGCGGTCAGCGCCGTCAATATGGTCGATTCGCTGAACATTTTTTTGATCAACGTTTTTGTCGGCGTCGCGACCGGGGGCACCGTCGTGGTGGCGCAGTACAAAGGAAACCGGAACGATCAAATGGTGTCCAAATCGGCGGCCGGCTCGGTCTCCTCGGTATTTTTGCTGGCGCTGGCGATCAGCTTGCTGATTATTTTGCTTCATAATCCGACCTTGAACCTGCTGTTCGGTTCCGCGGAGGCCGACGTGTTCAGCAACGCCAAAACATACTTGATCGGCAGCAGCGTTTCCTTTTGCGGGATTGCGATCGTCGAGGCGGTGTGCGGGGTGCTGCGGGGCATAGGGAGGTCGCGGGCATCGCTTTTTCTGTCGCTGATCATGAACTTATCTTACGTCCTGCTGAACTTCGTGTTCATTAATCTGGCCGACATGGGCGTGTTCGGGATGACCATAGCCGTCAATGTTTCGCGGTATTTGGCCGCCGCCTGCGCGATTTATTATTTGGTCAGGGTGGACGCTGCTCTGCACATTCGGATCCGGGACATGTTGATGGCCAACTGGGGGATGCTGAAAAAAATCATGTCCATCGGCCTGCCGTTTGCCGCAGAGCAGATGTTTTTTAACGGCGGGAAGATCCTGACGCAAATTTTTATCGTCAGCCTGGGAACTTACGCGATCGCAGCCAATGCGATTAGCTCGTCGCTGGCGGGCGTGGTGCAAATTCCGGCCAACGCCTTGTCGATCGCCATCGTCACCGTGGTGGGGCAGTGCATCGGGCGGGGAGACGTTGGGGACGCCAAAAAATTGACGCGCTCCTTCATCTGGCTGTCGTCGGCCACGTTCATCGTCATGGGGCTAATCATCCTGCCGCTGTTTCACCCGCTGGTGTCGCTGTTTCATCCGCCCGCGGAAATCGTGGGCGAAATCTTTGCGATTATCCTGATCAACACGATCATGCAAATTCCGTTGTGGTCGATCAGCTTTATTACCCCATCAGCCTTGCGGGCGGCGGGCGATGCCAAATATACTTCGGTCGTGTCGATGCTGTCCATGTGGCTGTTCCGCGTCGTGCTTGGCTACATTTTGGGCGTCGTCCTGCCGTTTGGCGTCATCGGCGTATGGCTGGCCATGAATATTGAATGGGGAATCCGGGGAGCCATCTTCCTGCGCCGGTTCTACGGGACAAAATGGTATCGGCATCGGCTGGTTGAGGCGGAGCCGGCGAAAATTTGA
- a CDS encoding RNA polymerase sigma factor, giving the protein MQPVIPGETTDRNLKIEALIERVKAGDKEAYAPIIQRFERQMYTYCYYILRNHEETKDAVQEIFIRAYMNLHQYSNQVSFSAWLYKVAYHHLINMKKKQARLLKLIDRCQEQHPVPEISPHQSAVEELLTYLTAEERHILLLKSVEQYRFEEIGEVMGIKPATLRKKYERIRKKLMEKATEKGVLAHGTFAGSNGVR; this is encoded by the coding sequence TTGCAACCAGTCATCCCCGGGGAAACGACGGATCGGAACCTAAAAATCGAAGCGCTGATTGAGCGCGTGAAAGCTGGCGATAAAGAGGCTTACGCTCCCATTATTCAACGGTTTGAACGGCAAATGTATACGTATTGTTATTACATTTTGCGCAATCACGAGGAAACAAAGGACGCGGTTCAGGAGATTTTTATCAGGGCCTATATGAATCTTCATCAGTACAGCAATCAAGTTTCGTTTTCCGCCTGGCTGTACAAGGTAGCCTACCATCATTTGATCAATATGAAGAAGAAGCAGGCCCGATTGTTGAAATTGATCGACCGCTGCCAGGAACAGCATCCGGTGCCGGAGATCTCTCCGCATCAGTCGGCGGTAGAGGAACTATTAACGTATCTGACGGCGGAGGAACGCCATATCCTGCTGCTCAAGTCGGTAGAACAATACCGTTTTGAGGAGATTGGCGAAGTGATGGGAATCAAGCCGGCGACTTTGCGCAAAAAGTATGAGCGAATACGCAAAAAGCTGATGGAAAAAGCCACTGAAAAAGGAGTGTTGGCCCATGGGACGTTTGCCGGATCGAACGGAGTCCGCTGA
- a CDS encoding fumarylacetoacetate hydrolase family protein, with protein MNKLIANVFCVGRNYRAHAEELGNDVPAEPMIFLKPSHAVTVMDGSGIALPADRGEVHYEAELVLRIGRGYEPGITVDELVDAMAFGIDFTLRDVQSELKKKGHPWTAAKGFLHSAPLTPYIAFPGAAETAQEDFVLRKNGEIVQRGNISRMIFSLQQIVDYIAEHYGLGAGDLIFTGTPEGVGPACQGDKLELAYGSRTLGSCVIETGPSAT; from the coding sequence ATGAACAAATTGATCGCTAACGTATTTTGCGTCGGCCGGAATTACCGGGCGCACGCGGAGGAACTGGGCAACGACGTCCCGGCCGAGCCGATGATTTTCCTGAAGCCGTCCCACGCCGTAACCGTGATGGACGGGAGCGGAATCGCGCTGCCGGCGGACCGGGGAGAAGTGCATTACGAAGCTGAACTCGTACTGCGGATCGGCCGCGGCTATGAGCCGGGCATAACGGTCGACGAACTGGTGGACGCGATGGCGTTCGGCATCGATTTTACGCTGCGGGACGTGCAAAGCGAGCTTAAGAAGAAAGGCCATCCCTGGACGGCGGCGAAAGGGTTCCTCCATTCCGCGCCGCTCACGCCTTACATCGCCTTCCCCGGAGCCGCCGAAACCGCGCAGGAGGACTTCGTGCTGCGCAAAAACGGGGAAATCGTGCAGCGCGGCAACATCAGCCGGATGATTTTTTCTTTGCAGCAGATCGTGGATTACATCGCCGAACATTACGGGCTGGGCGCAGGGGACCTTATTTTTACGGGAACGCCCGAAGGAGTGGGGCCTGCCTGTCAGGGGGACAAGCTGGAACTGGCGTACGGTTCGCGGACGCTCGGCAGCTGCGTGATTGAAACCGGCCCGTCGGCAACATGA
- a CDS encoding ABC-F family ATP-binding cassette domain-containing protein, whose protein sequence is MNILTVEHITKTYGEKVLFQDVSFGMEENDKIGVIGVNGTGKSTFLRVIAGLEAADDGRIAINRDVRVNFLAQNPQYDPEISVLRGVFQGGGPELQVVSAYMEAEEALEQSPEDAARQAELTRLAQEMDRLQAWTLVSDAKSVLSKLGIGDFGQKMGTLSGGQRKRVALASALIVPSELLIMDEPTNHIDNDSVAWLETYLQKRRGALLLITHDRYFLDRVCNVMLELDHGRLFRYEANYSRFLELKSEREEREAASEQKRQNLLRTELAWIRRGAKARSTKQKARIERFEQLQAAKTEYKSDALDISVASTRLGRKIVEIHGIRKSSGDRLLIGDLTYTAVPGDRVGIVGPNGSGKSTLLNMIAGRIEPDQGEIVIGQTVKLGYFTQEHQEMDGKQRVIEYIKEAAEVVATADGTRITAAQMLERFLFPPDMQWTPISKLSGGEKRRLYLLRVLMGAPNVLLLDEPTNDLDIQTLTVLEAYLDEFPGAVFVVSHDRYFLDRTVDKIMAFEGGGVVAVHVGDYSDYEERLRASGGGLSKTAAGGGPGKPGSGAGAGKPAAGGAKASAGSGSSDPSGSGTGHSDAAAGADASNYRGASRGDKLKFSYNEQREFETIEATIEAAEQRLADIAGEMEAAASDAARLQELMKQQEEAEAELERLMERWTYLNELAEKIAAQRNS, encoded by the coding sequence ATGAATATACTAACCGTCGAACATATCACGAAAACCTATGGAGAAAAAGTGCTGTTTCAGGACGTCTCCTTCGGCATGGAGGAAAACGACAAAATCGGCGTCATCGGCGTCAACGGTACGGGCAAATCGACGTTTCTGCGGGTGATTGCCGGGCTGGAAGCGGCCGATGACGGACGTATTGCCATAAACCGGGATGTACGGGTGAATTTCCTCGCGCAAAACCCGCAATACGATCCGGAAATTTCCGTCCTGCGCGGGGTGTTTCAAGGCGGGGGGCCCGAGCTGCAGGTGGTGTCCGCTTATATGGAGGCCGAGGAAGCGCTGGAGCAAAGCCCGGAGGATGCCGCCCGGCAGGCGGAGCTTACGCGGCTGGCCCAGGAGATGGACCGGCTGCAGGCCTGGACGCTGGTCAGCGACGCCAAAAGCGTGTTGTCCAAGCTGGGGATCGGCGATTTTGGCCAAAAGATGGGCACCTTGTCCGGCGGGCAGCGGAAACGGGTGGCGCTTGCCTCCGCGCTGATCGTTCCGTCCGAGCTGCTCATTATGGACGAACCGACGAACCATATCGACAACGATTCCGTGGCCTGGCTGGAAACTTATTTGCAGAAGCGGCGCGGGGCGCTGCTGCTCATTACCCATGACCGCTATTTTCTCGACCGGGTCTGCAACGTCATGCTGGAGCTCGATCACGGGCGGCTGTTCCGCTACGAGGCGAATTACAGCCGGTTCTTGGAGCTGAAAAGCGAACGCGAGGAACGGGAAGCCGCATCCGAGCAGAAGCGGCAAAATTTGCTGCGCACTGAACTGGCCTGGATTCGGCGCGGGGCGAAGGCCCGCTCGACGAAGCAAAAGGCGCGGATCGAACGGTTTGAGCAACTGCAGGCGGCGAAAACCGAATACAAAAGCGATGCGCTTGATATTTCGGTCGCTTCCACGCGCCTCGGGCGCAAAATCGTGGAGATTCACGGGATCCGCAAATCGTCCGGGGACCGGCTGCTGATCGGCGATTTGACCTATACGGCGGTGCCCGGAGACCGCGTCGGCATCGTAGGTCCCAACGGCAGCGGCAAATCGACGCTGCTGAACATGATCGCCGGGCGGATCGAGCCGGATCAGGGAGAAATCGTGATCGGCCAAACGGTCAAGCTGGGGTATTTCACCCAGGAGCACCAGGAGATGGACGGTAAACAGCGGGTGATCGAATATATCAAGGAAGCTGCGGAGGTCGTCGCCACCGCCGACGGGACGCGGATTACCGCGGCGCAGATGCTCGAGCGTTTTTTGTTTCCGCCGGACATGCAGTGGACGCCGATATCCAAGCTGTCGGGCGGCGAGAAGCGGCGTTTGTATTTGCTGCGCGTGCTGATGGGCGCGCCGAACGTGCTGCTCCTCGACGAGCCGACAAACGATCTCGATATTCAGACCCTGACCGTCCTGGAGGCGTATTTGGACGAGTTCCCGGGCGCCGTATTCGTCGTCTCCCATGACCGCTATTTCCTGGACCGGACCGTCGATAAAATCATGGCGTTCGAAGGCGGCGGCGTGGTGGCCGTGCATGTCGGGGACTACAGCGACTATGAGGAGCGGCTGCGGGCAAGCGGCGGCGGATTAAGCAAGACCGCAGCTGGCGGCGGACCGGGCAAGCCGGGATCCGGTGCCGGAGCGGGCAAGCCGGCGGCCGGCGGGGCGAAAGCTTCCGCAGGGAGCGGTTCGTCCGATCCATCGGGATCGGGAACCGGCCATTCGGACGCGGCAGCGGGAGCAGACGCCTCGAACTACCGCGGCGCTTCCCGCGGCGACAAGCTGAAATTCAGCTATAATGAACAGCGGGAATTTGAAACGATCGAGGCGACGATCGAAGCGGCCGAGCAGCGCCTGGCGGATATTGCCGGGGAAATGGAAGCGGCGGCGAGCGACGCTGCCCGGCTGCAGGAGCTGATGAAGCAGCAGGAGGAAGCTGAAGCGGAGCTGGAACGCCTTATGGAGCGCTGGACGTATTTGAACGAACTGGCCGAAAAAATCGCAGCCCAGCGCAATTCATGA